A section of the Thermotoga caldifontis AZM44c09 genome encodes:
- a CDS encoding adenosine-specific kinase, whose translation MNIEVVQVNIPEGANVILGHSHFIKTVEDLYEVVVTTNPNMKFGLAFNEASGPCLVRYEGNDQELIDVAIDNAKRIGAGHLFVLVIKNGYPINILNQIKNVQEVCRIFAATANPLQVLVVQTDQGRAVIGVVDGYAVKGVETDKDREWRHNFLRQITKYKK comes from the coding sequence ATGAACATCGAAGTGGTTCAGGTGAACATACCGGAAGGTGCGAACGTGATTCTGGGTCACTCACACTTCATCAAAACGGTGGAAGATCTGTACGAGGTTGTGGTGACGACGAATCCGAACATGAAATTCGGACTCGCGTTCAACGAGGCGAGCGGACCTTGCCTGGTCAGGTACGAAGGCAACGATCAGGAACTCATCGATGTCGCGATCGATAATGCAAAAAGGATCGGAGCGGGACATTTGTTCGTGCTGGTCATCAAGAACGGTTATCCCATCAACATCCTCAACCAGATCAAAAACGTTCAGGAAGTGTGCAGGATCTTCGCCGCCACTGCGAACCCGCTTCAGGTGCTCGTGGTGCAGACCGATCAGGGAAGGGCCGTCATAGGTGTCGTGGACGGTTACGCGGTGAAAGGTGTCGAGACGGACAAAGATAGAGAATGGAGGCACAACTTCCTGAGACAGATCACGAAGTACAAGAAGTGA